The Pseudomonas parafulva genome window below encodes:
- a CDS encoding sensor histidine kinase, with product MRDAGSLRGRLLGNLALLLVVLMLASGLSAYWNGREAADTAYDRTLLASARTIAAGLSQRDGTLSADVPYVALDTFAYDSAGRIYYQVLDIDQKLISGYEKLPPPPPGTPRTDDYPALARFYNATYLGQDVRVVSLLKAVSEPNMNGMAEIRVAETEEARVSMARSLMADTLLRLGMLALGALVLVWFAVSAALRPLERLRTAVEERQPDDLRALPVVQVQHELMPLVGALNHFTERLRGQFQRQAQFIADAAHELRTPLAALKARVELGLRSREPQQWHQTLEAAAQGTDRLTHLANQLLSLARVENGARAIAEGGAQRLDLSQLARELGMAMAPLAHAHGVALALEAEAPVWLKGEPTLLNELLSNLVDNALAHTPSGGNVILRVLAPAVLEVEDDGPGIPEDDRERVFERFYRRSAQGSGLGLAIVGEICRAHLAQISLHDGGNGGLKVRVSFIAD from the coding sequence ATGCGTGACGCCGGCAGCTTGCGTGGGCGCTTGCTGGGCAACCTTGCGCTGCTGCTGGTGGTGTTGATGCTGGCCAGTGGTCTGAGCGCCTACTGGAATGGCCGCGAAGCGGCCGACACGGCCTATGACCGTACCTTGCTGGCGTCGGCGCGGACCATCGCTGCCGGGCTTTCGCAGCGCGACGGCACGCTCAGCGCCGACGTACCCTACGTGGCACTGGACACCTTCGCCTACGACAGTGCCGGACGCATTTACTATCAGGTCCTGGACATCGACCAGAAGCTGATCTCCGGCTATGAAAAGCTGCCGCCGCCGCCGCCGGGTACGCCGCGCACCGACGATTACCCGGCGCTGGCCCGCTTCTACAACGCCACTTATCTGGGCCAGGACGTGCGCGTGGTCAGCCTGCTCAAGGCCGTCAGCGAGCCGAACATGAACGGTATGGCCGAGATTCGCGTGGCCGAGACCGAGGAGGCGCGGGTCAGCATGGCGCGCAGCCTGATGGCCGATACCCTGCTGCGTCTGGGCATGCTGGCGCTGGGTGCGCTGGTGCTGGTGTGGTTCGCGGTCAGTGCCGCCTTGCGCCCGTTGGAGCGGTTGCGCACGGCGGTGGAGGAGCGTCAGCCCGACGATTTGCGTGCCCTGCCGGTGGTGCAGGTGCAGCATGAGCTGATGCCGCTGGTGGGCGCCTTGAATCATTTCACCGAGCGCTTGCGCGGTCAGTTCCAGCGCCAGGCGCAATTCATCGCCGACGCTGCCCACGAGTTACGCACGCCCTTGGCGGCGCTCAAGGCGCGTGTCGAATTGGGGTTGCGCTCGCGAGAGCCGCAGCAGTGGCACCAGACGCTGGAGGCGGCGGCGCAGGGCACCGATCGCCTGACCCACCTGGCCAATCAGTTGCTGTCGCTGGCGCGGGTGGAAAACGGTGCTCGGGCCATTGCCGAGGGGGGCGCTCAGCGCCTGGATCTCAGTCAGTTGGCGCGCGAACTGGGCATGGCCATGGCGCCGCTGGCCCATGCACACGGGGTCGCTCTGGCGTTGGAAGCCGAAGCGCCGGTGTGGCTCAAGGGTGAACCGACCTTGCTCAACGAACTGCTGAGCAATCTGGTGGACAATGCCCTGGCCCACACACCCTCCGGCGGCAATGTGATCTTGCGGGTACTGGCGCCTGCGGTGCTGGAGGTGGAGGACGATGGTCCGGGTATCCCTGAGGATGACCGCGAGCGGGTGTTCGAGCGCTTCTATCGGCGCAGCGCGCAGGGCAGTGGGTTGGGGCTGGCCATTGTCGGCGAGATTTGCCGGGCGCACCTGGCGCAGATCAGCCTGCATGATGGCGGCAACGGCGGTCTTAAAGTGCGGGTGAGCTTCATCGCCGACTGA
- a CDS encoding HDOD domain-containing protein, protein MNKLAKMVQAQLLAAIENDDLVLPTLPEVALSIREAAEDSEISVAALSRVIGRDAALSARLIKVVNSPLLRALVEVTDLHTAITRLGVNYSCNLAIGLVIEQIFHARAPAVEQTLRTIWETSLEVAGVSYEICRRHTHLKPDQAALGGLVHQIGALPVLIYAQEHNELLSDPVCLRFVIEQIQPVLGDKILSAWDFPEQLVRLPSQVQDLARQSDKIDYIGIVQIARALCLREQDQAPQALAAYRHLRLPEGKDLDLSELLDARDMLR, encoded by the coding sequence ATGAACAAGCTGGCCAAGATGGTTCAAGCGCAATTACTGGCGGCCATCGAGAACGACGACCTGGTGCTGCCCACACTGCCTGAAGTGGCCCTGAGCATCCGTGAAGCGGCTGAAGACAGCGAGATCAGCGTGGCCGCCCTGAGCCGCGTGATCGGACGCGACGCTGCGCTATCGGCGCGCCTGATCAAGGTAGTCAACAGCCCGCTGCTACGGGCGCTGGTCGAGGTCACCGACCTGCATACCGCAATCACCCGCCTGGGCGTCAACTACAGCTGCAACCTGGCCATCGGCCTGGTGATCGAGCAGATCTTCCACGCGCGCGCGCCTGCCGTGGAGCAAACCCTGCGCACTATCTGGGAGACCAGCCTGGAAGTGGCCGGGGTGAGTTACGAGATCTGCCGCCGTCACACCCATCTCAAGCCGGATCAGGCCGCACTCGGCGGCCTGGTGCACCAGATCGGCGCCCTGCCCGTGCTGATCTATGCCCAAGAGCACAACGAACTGCTGTCCGACCCGGTGTGCCTGCGGTTCGTCATCGAGCAGATCCAGCCCGTGCTGGGCGACAAGATTCTCAGCGCCTGGGACTTTCCCGAGCAACTGGTGCGCCTGCCCAGCCAGGTCCAGGACCTGGCGCGTCAGAGCGACAAGATCGACTACATCGGTATCGTGCAGATCGCCCGCGCCCTGTGCCTGCGCGAGCAGGACCAGGCACCGCAAGCGCTGGCCGCCTACCGTCACCTGCGCTTGCCTGAAGGCAAGGACCTGGACCTGAGCGAGCTGCTCGACGCCCGTGACATGCTGCGCTAA
- a CDS encoding YgfZ/GcvT domain-containing protein yields the protein MADSAFFCPLSHEGILAVRGSDAGKFLQGQLTCNLDYLSLEHASLGARCMVKGRMQSSFRILPEGDGFLLAMTRELLEPQLADLKKYAVFSKAKLTDESDAWARFGLQHAGAALQALGLEEPQGAGTTLRNEGLMVIAVSPGRAELWVPAERAAQVSATLAEVVPEAPLAAWLLGQIRAGIGQVMEQTRELFIPQMINLQAVDGVSFKKGCYTGQEIVARMQYLGKLKRRQYRLALDEEQAPVPGSEIFSPTHGSSVGEVVIAAPAEHGVELLAVLTAEAVADDNLHLGSLEGPRLRVLGLPYELDRDREIQR from the coding sequence ATGGCCGACTCCGCTTTTTTCTGCCCCCTGTCCCACGAGGGCATTCTCGCCGTACGCGGCTCCGACGCCGGTAAGTTCCTGCAAGGCCAACTGACCTGCAATCTCGACTATCTCAGCCTTGAGCATGCCAGCCTGGGTGCTCGGTGCATGGTCAAAGGCCGCATGCAATCGAGTTTCCGCATCCTGCCCGAAGGCGACGGTTTCCTGCTGGCCATGACCCGCGAACTGCTCGAGCCGCAATTGGCAGACCTGAAGAAATACGCGGTGTTCTCCAAGGCCAAGCTGACCGACGAAAGCGACGCCTGGGCCCGCTTCGGGCTGCAGCACGCGGGCGCTGCGCTGCAGGCTCTGGGGCTGGAGGAGCCTCAGGGCGCCGGCACCACCCTGCGCAACGAGGGATTGATGGTCATTGCCGTCTCGCCAGGACGCGCAGAACTCTGGGTGCCCGCCGAGCGCGCCGCCCAGGTGAGCGCGACGCTCGCCGAGGTCGTGCCCGAAGCGCCGCTGGCGGCCTGGCTGCTCGGCCAGATCCGTGCGGGCATCGGCCAGGTGATGGAGCAAACCCGTGAGCTGTTCATCCCGCAGATGATCAACTTGCAAGCCGTCGATGGCGTGAGCTTCAAAAAAGGCTGCTACACCGGCCAGGAAATCGTCGCGCGCATGCAGTACCTGGGCAAGCTCAAACGCCGCCAGTATCGGCTAGCCCTGGACGAGGAACAGGCCCCTGTTCCTGGCAGCGAAATCTTCTCCCCTACCCATGGTTCATCCGTCGGCGAAGTGGTGATCGCCGCACCTGCCGAACATGGCGTGGAACTGCTGGCGGTGCTTACTGCCGAAGCAGTGGCGGACGACAACCTGCACCTGGGCAGTCTCGAAGGCCCGCGCCTGAGGGTGCTGGGCCTGCCTTACGAACTGGACCGCGACCGGGAAATTCAGCGCTGA
- a CDS encoding succinate dehydrogenase assembly factor 2: MVEQTELNRLFWHSRRGMLELDVLLVPFTQEVYPSLSEADRELYRRLLTCEDQDMFGWFMERTESEDAELQRMVRIILDRVQPK, translated from the coding sequence ATGGTCGAACAAACTGAACTCAATCGGCTTTTCTGGCATAGCCGGCGTGGCATGCTGGAGCTGGATGTACTGCTCGTTCCCTTCACTCAAGAGGTCTACCCGAGCCTGAGCGAAGCGGATCGCGAACTGTATCGCCGCCTGTTGACCTGCGAAGACCAGGACATGTTCGGTTGGTTCATGGAGCGCACCGAGTCGGAAGATGCGGAGCTGCAGCGCATGGTTCGCATCATTCTGGACCGTGTCCAGCCCAAGTGA
- a CDS encoding protein YgfX has product MSSPSERFECRWQGSRLLLTAYLAAQGLVFLTLWWSALPWWLSISLHSLCMAHAYWTIPRRILLTHPDAMSGLRRDASGWQLFSRAHGWQRVELRRDSLALPAVIVLRFVRQGRRLSESQCIPFDALPGDEHRRLRVRLKFSRRRWARLSAG; this is encoded by the coding sequence GTGTCCAGCCCAAGTGAGCGGTTCGAGTGCCGTTGGCAAGGCTCGCGCCTGCTGCTGACGGCCTATCTTGCAGCCCAGGGGCTCGTGTTCCTCACCTTGTGGTGGAGTGCACTGCCCTGGTGGTTGTCCATCAGCCTGCACTCCCTCTGCATGGCTCACGCCTACTGGACGATCCCTCGGCGTATCCTGTTGACCCATCCCGATGCCATGAGCGGCCTGCGTCGCGACGCGAGCGGCTGGCAGTTGTTCAGCCGTGCCCATGGCTGGCAGCGGGTCGAGTTGCGCCGCGACAGCCTGGCGCTGCCTGCGGTGATCGTCCTGCGCTTCGTTCGTCAGGGCCGCCGCCTGAGCGAAAGCCAATGCATTCCTTTCGATGCGCTGCCCGGCGACGAGCATCGCCGGCTGCGGGTGCGCCTGAAATTCAGTCGGCGGCGCTGGGCTCGGCTTAGCGCGGGCTGA
- the nadB gene encoding L-aspartate oxidase — translation MSQQFQHDVLVIGSGAAGLSLALNLPAHLRIAVLSKGELANGSTYWAQGGVAAVLDDSDTVQSHVEDTLDAGGGLCHEAAVRFTVEHSREAIEWLIEQGVPFTRDEQHGVDDGGFEFHLTREGGHSHRRIIHAADATGAAIFTTLLAQARQRPNIELLEQRVAVDLITERRLGLSGDRCLGAYVLNRHSGEVDTFGARFTVLATGGAAKVYLYTSNPDGACGDGIAMAWRAGCRVANLEFNQFHPTCLYHPQAKSFLITEALRGEGALLRLPNGERFMPRFDRREELAPRDIVARAIDHEMKRLGVDCVYLDITHKPADFIKSHFPTVYERCLTFGIDITRQPIPVVPAAHYTCGGVVVDERGRTDVPGLYAIGETSFTGLHGANRMASNSLLECFVYGRAAAAHIQAHLEQVPSPTALPCWDASQVTDSDEDVIIAHNWDELRRFMWDYVGIVRTSKRLQRAEHRVRLLLDEIDEFYSNYKVSRDLIELRNLAQVAELMIRCAMQRKESRGLHYTLDYPALLETAKDTVLSPR, via the coding sequence ATGAGCCAACAATTCCAACATGATGTCCTGGTGATCGGCAGCGGCGCCGCCGGTCTCAGCCTGGCACTGAACCTCCCGGCTCATCTGCGCATCGCCGTGCTGAGCAAGGGCGAGCTGGCCAACGGCTCGACCTACTGGGCACAAGGCGGGGTCGCCGCCGTGCTCGATGACAGCGATACCGTGCAGTCTCACGTTGAAGACACCCTCGACGCCGGCGGCGGCCTGTGCCACGAAGCCGCGGTGCGCTTCACTGTGGAGCACAGCCGCGAGGCCATCGAGTGGCTCATCGAGCAGGGCGTGCCCTTCACCCGTGACGAGCAGCACGGCGTGGATGATGGCGGTTTCGAGTTCCATCTCACCCGCGAAGGCGGACACAGCCACCGCCGCATCATCCATGCCGCCGACGCCACCGGGGCGGCGATCTTCACGACGCTGCTGGCGCAGGCGCGGCAACGTCCGAACATCGAATTGCTTGAGCAACGCGTGGCCGTCGACCTGATCACCGAGCGGCGCCTGGGCCTGAGCGGCGACCGTTGCCTGGGTGCCTATGTGCTGAACCGCCACAGTGGCGAAGTGGACACCTTCGGCGCACGCTTCACCGTGCTGGCCACCGGCGGCGCCGCCAAGGTCTACCTCTACACCAGCAACCCCGATGGCGCCTGCGGCGATGGCATCGCCATGGCCTGGCGCGCCGGTTGCCGGGTGGCCAACCTGGAGTTCAACCAGTTTCATCCCACCTGCCTCTATCACCCCCAAGCCAAGAGTTTCCTCATTACCGAGGCTCTGCGCGGTGAGGGCGCGCTGTTGCGCCTGCCCAACGGGGAGCGCTTCATGCCGCGCTTCGATCGCCGCGAAGAACTGGCGCCACGGGACATCGTCGCGCGCGCCATCGACCATGAAATGAAACGCCTGGGCGTGGATTGCGTGTATCTGGACATCACCCACAAACCTGCCGACTTCATCAAGAGTCACTTCCCCACCGTCTACGAGCGCTGCCTGACCTTCGGCATCGACATCACCCGCCAGCCCATACCCGTGGTACCCGCAGCCCACTACACCTGTGGCGGCGTGGTGGTCGACGAGCGCGGTCGCACCGACGTCCCGGGCCTGTATGCCATCGGCGAAACCAGCTTCACCGGGCTGCACGGCGCCAACCGCATGGCCAGCAACTCGCTGCTCGAATGTTTCGTCTATGGCCGCGCAGCGGCTGCGCACATCCAGGCTCACCTGGAGCAGGTGCCGTCCCCCACCGCCCTGCCCTGCTGGGATGCCAGCCAGGTCACCGACTCGGACGAGGACGTGATCATCGCGCACAACTGGGACGAGCTGCGACGCTTCATGTGGGACTACGTGGGGATCGTGCGTACCAGCAAGCGCCTGCAACGCGCTGAACACCGCGTGCGGCTGCTGCTCGATGAGATCGATGAGTTCTACAGCAATTACAAGGTCAGCCGTGACCTGATCGAGTTGCGCAACCTGGCGCAGGTGGCCGAACTGATGATCCGCTGCGCCATGCAGCGCAAGGAAAGTCGCGGCCTGCATTACACACTCGACTACCCCGCACTGCTGGAAACCGCCAAGGACACCGTGCTCAGCCCGCGCTAA
- the rpoE gene encoding RNA polymerase sigma factor RpoE, with amino-acid sequence MLTQEEDQQLVERVQRGDRRAFDLLVLKYQHKILGLIVRFVHDTHEAQDVAQEAFIKAYRALGNFRGDSAFYTWLYRIAINTAKNYLVSRGRRPPDSDVSSEDAEFYDGDHGLKDLESPERSLLRDEIEGTVHRTIQQLPEDLRTALTLREFDGLSYEDIASVMQCPVGTVRSRIFRAREAIDKALQPLLQET; translated from the coding sequence ATGCTAACCCAGGAAGAGGATCAGCAGCTTGTCGAGCGCGTGCAGCGTGGTGACAGGCGAGCGTTCGATCTGTTGGTGCTGAAGTATCAGCACAAGATTCTCGGGTTGATCGTGCGTTTTGTTCACGACACCCATGAAGCGCAAGACGTGGCGCAGGAAGCCTTCATCAAGGCCTACAGAGCGCTAGGCAATTTCCGCGGTGACAGTGCGTTTTACACGTGGCTGTACCGCATCGCCATCAACACGGCGAAGAACTACCTGGTGTCCCGTGGAAGACGGCCGCCAGACAGTGATGTCAGCTCCGAGGATGCGGAGTTCTACGACGGCGATCATGGCCTCAAGGATCTCGAGTCACCAGAGCGCTCGTTGTTGCGGGATGAAATCGAGGGCACTGTCCATCGCACCATCCAGCAACTACCGGAAGACTTGCGTACGGCATTGACCCTGCGTGAGTTCGATGGCCTGAGTTATGAAGACATTGCCAGTGTCATGCAATGTCCGGTGGGTACCGTGCGCTCTCGAATTTTCCGCGCTCGGGAGGCCATTGACAAAGCCCTGCAGCCCCTGTTGCAGGAAACCTGA
- a CDS encoding sigma-E factor negative regulatory protein gives MSREALQESLSAVMDNEADQLELRRVLNAADDAETRATWSRYQVARAAMHKELLLPNLDIASAVSAALADEAAPVQAKRGAWRSVGRLAVAASVTVAVLAGVRLYNQDEITGAQLASQQPVQQGVSVPQVQGPAVLAGYTESSDQPTGPMANGVLQNQAGWDQRLPGYLRQHAQESALKGAENALPYARAASLEPAK, from the coding sequence ATGAGTCGTGAAGCTTTGCAGGAATCGCTGTCCGCGGTAATGGATAACGAAGCGGACCAACTGGAATTACGTCGCGTGCTGAACGCCGCCGACGATGCCGAAACCCGTGCCACCTGGTCGCGTTACCAAGTGGCTCGCGCAGCCATGCACAAGGAGCTGCTGCTGCCCAACCTCGACATCGCTTCGGCCGTGTCGGCCGCGCTGGCTGATGAAGCTGCGCCGGTACAGGCCAAGCGTGGAGCATGGCGCAGTGTCGGTCGTCTGGCCGTGGCTGCCTCGGTGACCGTTGCCGTGCTGGCCGGTGTGCGCCTCTACAACCAGGACGAGATCACCGGTGCCCAGCTTGCCTCGCAACAGCCTGTACAGCAGGGTGTCAGCGTGCCACAGGTGCAAGGTCCGGCCGTACTGGCGGGCTACACCGAGAGCAGCGACCAGCCGACCGGCCCGATGGCCAACGGCGTGTTGCAGAATCAAGCCGGTTGGGATCAGCGTCTGCCAGGTTACCTGCGCCAGCACGCTCAGGAGTCTGCGCTGAAGGGCGCTGAAAACGCTCTTCCTTACGCTCGCGCCGCTAGCCTGGAACCTGCCAAGTAA
- a CDS encoding MucB/RseB C-terminal domain-containing protein, translated as MRALPLLALLFGGCMSVPVLAANSSPEAGEWLSKLAQAEQKQSYQGAFVYERNGSFSSHDIWHRVQSGKVSERLLQLDGASQEIVRVDGKVQCVSGALADGVGAPPDAAARVLDPLKLMSWYDLSMAGTSRVAGRDAVIVTLTPRDQHRYAFELHLDRETGLPLRSLMLNDKGQLLERFQMTRLDTANLPSDRDLQPSADCKPVAPEPGAKSESVAGWRSDWLPPGFELINSAVRTDSADKRSISSLMYDDGLTRFSVFLEPIDDKGTDTRVQLGPTAAVSRHLNTPSGKVMVTVVGEIPLGTAERVALSMRPQDIQARQ; from the coding sequence ATGCGCGCGCTACCTCTCCTGGCGCTGCTGTTCGGCGGATGCATGTCGGTGCCGGTGTTGGCGGCCAATTCCTCGCCAGAGGCGGGTGAATGGCTGTCCAAGCTGGCACAGGCCGAGCAGAAGCAGAGCTACCAGGGCGCCTTCGTCTACGAGCGTAACGGCAGTTTTTCTTCCCACGATATCTGGCATCGCGTCCAGTCGGGCAAGGTCAGCGAGCGGCTACTGCAGCTCGATGGCGCTTCCCAGGAGATTGTGCGCGTCGACGGCAAGGTGCAGTGCGTCAGCGGTGCACTCGCCGACGGTGTCGGGGCACCACCCGACGCGGCTGCGCGTGTCCTCGATCCGCTCAAGCTGATGAGCTGGTACGACCTGAGCATGGCGGGCACGTCCCGCGTGGCAGGTCGCGATGCCGTGATCGTCACCTTGACGCCTCGCGATCAACATCGTTATGCCTTCGAATTGCATCTGGACCGTGAAACCGGCTTGCCCCTGCGCTCGTTGATGCTCAACGACAAGGGTCAATTGCTGGAACGATTCCAGATGACTCGCCTGGACACCGCAAACCTGCCCAGTGACCGCGACCTGCAACCCAGTGCCGACTGCAAGCCGGTGGCGCCGGAGCCGGGAGCCAAGTCCGAGTCGGTCGCTGGCTGGCGCTCCGACTGGCTGCCACCGGGCTTCGAGCTGATCAACAGCGCAGTGCGCACCGACTCTGCCGACAAGCGTTCGATCAGCAGCCTCATGTACGATGACGGGCTCACCCGCTTCTCGGTGTTTCTCGAACCTATCGACGACAAGGGCACCGACACGCGTGTGCAGCTCGGCCCAACGGCAGCCGTTTCGCGACACCTCAACACGCCTTCGGGCAAGGTCATGGTAACGGTGGTGGGTGAAATTCCCCTCGGTACTGCCGAGCGTGTGGCATTGTCGATGCGGCCACAGGACATCCAGGCACGGCAATGA